One genomic window of Cydia strobilella chromosome 11, ilCydStro3.1, whole genome shotgun sequence includes the following:
- the LOC134745180 gene encoding uncharacterized protein LOC134745180, with product MTGKGTDRKGKSKDIKSIAETVESTANFTLPDSLPADEVDYPVLITRKVTANWKEILDESQQFKDEIEEYMQRQQEPVLKSPFKKTETDYIKNEVFVCLIPAIEQTLVKAKIWQALQREKCFFNGIDWIVQYLWNNNPRYPQRANSPQHLFNMGWVRKLLKEWPRPYFPKSWLWPEDYAATMIQKTVRQYFVQREENVQEMREFWRKLKLELTQYPEMDVNPLLARKFASTKSIPKK from the exons ATGACCGGCAAAGGAACCGACCGCAAGGGAAAATCAAAGGACATCAAATCAATAGCCGAGACTGTAGAATCTACTGCCAATTTTACTCTGCCCGATAGCTTACCCGCCGACGAGGTGGACTACCCAGTGCTCATCACTAGGAAGGTCACTGCTAACTGGAAAGAGATACTGGATGAGAGCCAGCAGTTTAAAGATGAGATTGAGGAGTACATGCAACGGCAGCAGGAGCCAGTCCTGAAGTCGCCgttcaaaa AAACAGAAACTGATTACATTAAGAATGAAGTATTCGTTTGCCTCATACCAGCAATAGAACAAACTCTTGTAAAAGCCAAGATTTGGCAAGCTTTACAGAGAGAGAAATGCTTCTTCAATGGCATAGATTGGATAGTTCAG TACCTGTGGAACAACAACCCCCGTTATCCTCAGCGTGCTAATAGCCCTCAACATTTGTTCAATATGGGCTGGGTTAGAAAGCTATTGAAAGAATG GCCCCGACCATACTTCCCGAAGTCTTGGCTTTGGCCAGAGGACTACGCCGCCACAATGATCCAAAAGACAGTCCGCCAGTACTTCGTGCAGCGCGAGGAAAACGTGCAAGAGATGAGAGAGTTCTGGAGG AAACTGAAACTGGAGCTTACGCAATATCCAGAAATGGATGTGAACCCATTGCTTGCACGTAAATTTGCCTCAACAAAGTCTATtcctaagaaataa